A single region of the Brachypodium distachyon strain Bd21 chromosome 3, Brachypodium_distachyon_v3.0, whole genome shotgun sequence genome encodes:
- the LOC100823075 gene encoding lysine-specific demethylase JMJ706 isoform X1, producing the protein MLENQVEGRNCLPAEVRNGLETLKKRRLERMRLSAQNEAGDNPAMAARSGGDGLRSPANCGVRLHANNAAGGLPSTSSAHDHFAKRKVDRFHMSDLEWIDKIPECPVYCPTKEEFEDPIAYIQKISPEAAKYGICKIVAPVSASVPAGVVLMKEQPGFKFMTRVQPLRLAEWAEDDTVTFFMSGRKYTFRDYERMANKVFSKKYSSSSCLPAKYVEEEFWREISSGKMDYVEYACDVDGSAFSSSPHDQLGESNWNLKNFSRLSNSVLRLLHTPIPGVTDPMLYIGMLFSMFAWHVEDHYLYSINYHHCGAFKTWYGIPGDAAPGFERVASQYVYNKDILTGDGEDAAFDVLLGKTTMFPPNILLDHSVPVYKAVQKPGEFVITFPRSYHAGFSHGFNCGEAVNFAIGDWFPLGSLASKRYALLNRTPFLAHEELLCRSAVLLSHSEHPYTQYCVKSCFVRLMRMQRRTLDLLAKMGSQICYKPKLHSNLSCSMCRRDCYITHVSCGCVFDPICLHHEQELRSCSCKSNRIVYLREDILELEALSRKFEQDIRLDKEENANGSYKQSEISDIDSDHGPSFGTNNSEANFQDNVILEANAADAGKSSPATSSLTSFAHHEHLPAESRVHATQTNQVYSTAKQAMNTSSVHGNDPLDDNSSCMADACNEISSCNASRMEYSGNSDSDSEIFRVKRRPSTLGRSIPDTKTATSSEQQVLRRLKKACPEAQEVNKRPEDTEHCLVPLVRMSQKKPTSTSSSDEEREDMVPISWRIKRRQLETQQDSASYAAKPKVYPSTSSCSRQDFAEASRDAASELPSRRVKIRLHPSANRMVEQQGSSGQRSARDDKPPGCWRTN; encoded by the exons ATGCTAGAAAACCAG GTGGAGGGCAGGAACTGTCTCCCTGCAGAGGTCAGGAATGGGCTCGAGACACTAAAGAAGAGGAGGCTTGAGAGGATGCGTTTGAGTGCTCAGAACGAAGCCGGTGACAATCCTGCCATGGCTGCGAGGAGTGGCGGGGATGGGCTGCGGAGTCCTGCAAACTGTGGGGTTAGATTACATGCCAACAATGCTGCAGGTGGTTTACCTAGCACTAGCAGTGCCCATGATCATTTCGCGAAGCGCAAGGTGGACAGGTTCCATATGTCTGACCTAGAATGGATAGACAAGATACCAGAGTGCCCTGTGTATTGTCCTACCAAGGAGGAATTTGAGGATCCCATTGCTTATATACAGAAAATCTCACCAGAGGCTGCAAAATATG GAATTTGCAAAATTGTGGCTCCAGTAAGCGCTTCTGTACCTGCGGGTGTCGTGTTGATGAAGGAACAACCTGGCTTTAAGTTCATGACAAGAGTTCAGCCGCTCCGTCTTGCTGAATGGGCTGAAGATGATACAGTCACATTCTTTATGAGTGGAAG AAAGTATACTTTCCGAGACTACGAAAGAATGGCCAACAAAGTGTTCTCTAAGAAATATTCTAGTTCAAGCTGTCTCCCCGCTAAGTACGTTGAGGAGGAGTTCTGGCGTGAAATTTCTTCTGGAAAGATGGATTATGTTGAATATGCCTGCGATGTTGATGGGAgtgccttttcttcttctcctcatGATCAGCTTGGGGAAAGCAACTGGAACCTCAAG AATTTTTCGCGGCTCTCCAATTCTGTGCTGAGACTTCTGCACACGCCAATTCCA GGAGTGACTGATCCAATGCTTTATATCGGGATGCTCTTTAGCATGTTTGCATGGCATGTGGAAGATCACTATTTGTACAG CATCAATTACCATCATTGTGGGGCATTTAAGACATGGTACGGGATACCGGGAGATGCTGCTCCTGGTTTTGAAAGGGTAGCTAGCCAGTATGTATACAACAAGGATATTTTGACTGGTGATGGCGAGGATGCTGCATTCGATGTTCTGTTAGGAAAGACAACGATGTTCCCTCCGAATATCTTGTTAGACCACAGTGTCCCTGTTTATAAAGCTGTGCAAAAACCTGGAGAGTTTGTTATTACATTCCCTCGTTCCTATCATGCGGGTTTCAGCCACG GCTTCAATTGCGGTGAGGCTGTCAATTTTGCTATTGGTGACTGGTTTCCTCTGGGTTCTCTGGCTAGCAAGCGCTATGCACTTCTGAACAGAACACCCTTTCTTGCACACGAGGAACTACTTTGCCGATCTGCAGTGCTTCTGTCCCACTCAGAACATCCCTACACTCAATATTGTGTGAAGTCTTGCTTTGTGAGGCTGATGCGAATGCAGCGACGTACACTTGACCTGCTTGCTAAAATGGGTTCTCAGATATGCTACAAACCAAAACTACATTCGAATCTGTCATGCAGCATGTGCCGGCGTGATTGCTACATTACACACGTGTCGTGCGGATGCGTCTTTGATCCTATCTGCCTTCATCACG AACAAGAACTGCGGAGCTGCTCTTGTAAATCTAACCGGATTGTCTACCTCAGAGAGGATATACTGGAATTAGAGGCTCTATCTAGAAAATTTGAGCAGGATATTCGCTTGGATAAGGAAGAAAATGCTAATGGCTCATATAAGCAATCCGAGATTTCTGACATTGATAGCGACCACGGTCCATCTTTTGGTACTAACAACAGTGAGGCAAATTTCCAAGATAATGTAATTTTAGAAGCAAACGCCGCTGATGCTGGAAAGAGTTCTCCTGCAACATCATCATTGACATCTTTTGCACATCATGAGCATCTACCTGCAGAATCAAGG GTCCATGCAACTCAGACCAACCAAGTTTACTCAACTGCCAAGCAGGCCATGAACACATCATCAGTACATGGAAATGACCCTCTGGATGACAATTCATCCTGCATGGCTGATGCTTGTAACGAAATTAGTTCCTGTAATGCCTCACGCATGGAATACAGTGGCAATTCTGATTCCGATTCTGAAATCTTCAGAGTCAAGCGCAGGCCCAGCACATTAGGAAGATCTATTCCTGACACAAAGACTGCAACCTCCTCCGAACAGCAG GTTCTGAGGCGGCTGAAGAAGGCATGCCCTGAAGCGCAAGAAGTCAATAAGCGACCTGAAGACACCGAACATTGTTTGGTCCCCTTGGTCCGTATGAGCCAGAAGAAACCAACTTCTACCTCTTCTTCTGACGAAGAAAGAGAGGACATGGTTCCCATATCATGGAGAATTAAGCGGCGGCAACTGGAGACTCAACAGGACAGTGCCAGTTATGCTGCAAAGCCAAAGGTGTATCCCTCTACCAGCAGTTGCTCTCGGCAAGATTTTGCAGAAGCGAGTAGAGATGCAGCTTCAGAGCTACCTTCAAGGCGAGTGAAGATCCGGTTGCACCCTAGCGCCAACAGGATGGTTGAGCAGCAGGGAAGTTCAGGTCAGAGATCTGCAAGGGATGACAAGCCACCGGGCTGTTGGCGTACAAATTAG
- the LOC100823075 gene encoding lysine-specific demethylase JMJ706 isoform X2 — MVEGRNCLPAEVRNGLETLKKRRLERMRLSAQNEAGDNPAMAARSGGDGLRSPANCGVRLHANNAAGGLPSTSSAHDHFAKRKVDRFHMSDLEWIDKIPECPVYCPTKEEFEDPIAYIQKISPEAAKYGICKIVAPVSASVPAGVVLMKEQPGFKFMTRVQPLRLAEWAEDDTVTFFMSGRKYTFRDYERMANKVFSKKYSSSSCLPAKYVEEEFWREISSGKMDYVEYACDVDGSAFSSSPHDQLGESNWNLKNFSRLSNSVLRLLHTPIPGVTDPMLYIGMLFSMFAWHVEDHYLYSINYHHCGAFKTWYGIPGDAAPGFERVASQYVYNKDILTGDGEDAAFDVLLGKTTMFPPNILLDHSVPVYKAVQKPGEFVITFPRSYHAGFSHGFNCGEAVNFAIGDWFPLGSLASKRYALLNRTPFLAHEELLCRSAVLLSHSEHPYTQYCVKSCFVRLMRMQRRTLDLLAKMGSQICYKPKLHSNLSCSMCRRDCYITHVSCGCVFDPICLHHEQELRSCSCKSNRIVYLREDILELEALSRKFEQDIRLDKEENANGSYKQSEISDIDSDHGPSFGTNNSEANFQDNVILEANAADAGKSSPATSSLTSFAHHEHLPAESRVHATQTNQVYSTAKQAMNTSSVHGNDPLDDNSSCMADACNEISSCNASRMEYSGNSDSDSEIFRVKRRPSTLGRSIPDTKTATSSEQQVLRRLKKACPEAQEVNKRPEDTEHCLVPLVRMSQKKPTSTSSSDEEREDMVPISWRIKRRQLETQQDSASYAAKPKVYPSTSSCSRQDFAEASRDAASELPSRRVKIRLHPSANRMVEQQGSSGQRSARDDKPPGCWRTN; from the exons GTGGAGGGCAGGAACTGTCTCCCTGCAGAGGTCAGGAATGGGCTCGAGACACTAAAGAAGAGGAGGCTTGAGAGGATGCGTTTGAGTGCTCAGAACGAAGCCGGTGACAATCCTGCCATGGCTGCGAGGAGTGGCGGGGATGGGCTGCGGAGTCCTGCAAACTGTGGGGTTAGATTACATGCCAACAATGCTGCAGGTGGTTTACCTAGCACTAGCAGTGCCCATGATCATTTCGCGAAGCGCAAGGTGGACAGGTTCCATATGTCTGACCTAGAATGGATAGACAAGATACCAGAGTGCCCTGTGTATTGTCCTACCAAGGAGGAATTTGAGGATCCCATTGCTTATATACAGAAAATCTCACCAGAGGCTGCAAAATATG GAATTTGCAAAATTGTGGCTCCAGTAAGCGCTTCTGTACCTGCGGGTGTCGTGTTGATGAAGGAACAACCTGGCTTTAAGTTCATGACAAGAGTTCAGCCGCTCCGTCTTGCTGAATGGGCTGAAGATGATACAGTCACATTCTTTATGAGTGGAAG AAAGTATACTTTCCGAGACTACGAAAGAATGGCCAACAAAGTGTTCTCTAAGAAATATTCTAGTTCAAGCTGTCTCCCCGCTAAGTACGTTGAGGAGGAGTTCTGGCGTGAAATTTCTTCTGGAAAGATGGATTATGTTGAATATGCCTGCGATGTTGATGGGAgtgccttttcttcttctcctcatGATCAGCTTGGGGAAAGCAACTGGAACCTCAAG AATTTTTCGCGGCTCTCCAATTCTGTGCTGAGACTTCTGCACACGCCAATTCCA GGAGTGACTGATCCAATGCTTTATATCGGGATGCTCTTTAGCATGTTTGCATGGCATGTGGAAGATCACTATTTGTACAG CATCAATTACCATCATTGTGGGGCATTTAAGACATGGTACGGGATACCGGGAGATGCTGCTCCTGGTTTTGAAAGGGTAGCTAGCCAGTATGTATACAACAAGGATATTTTGACTGGTGATGGCGAGGATGCTGCATTCGATGTTCTGTTAGGAAAGACAACGATGTTCCCTCCGAATATCTTGTTAGACCACAGTGTCCCTGTTTATAAAGCTGTGCAAAAACCTGGAGAGTTTGTTATTACATTCCCTCGTTCCTATCATGCGGGTTTCAGCCACG GCTTCAATTGCGGTGAGGCTGTCAATTTTGCTATTGGTGACTGGTTTCCTCTGGGTTCTCTGGCTAGCAAGCGCTATGCACTTCTGAACAGAACACCCTTTCTTGCACACGAGGAACTACTTTGCCGATCTGCAGTGCTTCTGTCCCACTCAGAACATCCCTACACTCAATATTGTGTGAAGTCTTGCTTTGTGAGGCTGATGCGAATGCAGCGACGTACACTTGACCTGCTTGCTAAAATGGGTTCTCAGATATGCTACAAACCAAAACTACATTCGAATCTGTCATGCAGCATGTGCCGGCGTGATTGCTACATTACACACGTGTCGTGCGGATGCGTCTTTGATCCTATCTGCCTTCATCACG AACAAGAACTGCGGAGCTGCTCTTGTAAATCTAACCGGATTGTCTACCTCAGAGAGGATATACTGGAATTAGAGGCTCTATCTAGAAAATTTGAGCAGGATATTCGCTTGGATAAGGAAGAAAATGCTAATGGCTCATATAAGCAATCCGAGATTTCTGACATTGATAGCGACCACGGTCCATCTTTTGGTACTAACAACAGTGAGGCAAATTTCCAAGATAATGTAATTTTAGAAGCAAACGCCGCTGATGCTGGAAAGAGTTCTCCTGCAACATCATCATTGACATCTTTTGCACATCATGAGCATCTACCTGCAGAATCAAGG GTCCATGCAACTCAGACCAACCAAGTTTACTCAACTGCCAAGCAGGCCATGAACACATCATCAGTACATGGAAATGACCCTCTGGATGACAATTCATCCTGCATGGCTGATGCTTGTAACGAAATTAGTTCCTGTAATGCCTCACGCATGGAATACAGTGGCAATTCTGATTCCGATTCTGAAATCTTCAGAGTCAAGCGCAGGCCCAGCACATTAGGAAGATCTATTCCTGACACAAAGACTGCAACCTCCTCCGAACAGCAG GTTCTGAGGCGGCTGAAGAAGGCATGCCCTGAAGCGCAAGAAGTCAATAAGCGACCTGAAGACACCGAACATTGTTTGGTCCCCTTGGTCCGTATGAGCCAGAAGAAACCAACTTCTACCTCTTCTTCTGACGAAGAAAGAGAGGACATGGTTCCCATATCATGGAGAATTAAGCGGCGGCAACTGGAGACTCAACAGGACAGTGCCAGTTATGCTGCAAAGCCAAAGGTGTATCCCTCTACCAGCAGTTGCTCTCGGCAAGATTTTGCAGAAGCGAGTAGAGATGCAGCTTCAGAGCTACCTTCAAGGCGAGTGAAGATCCGGTTGCACCCTAGCGCCAACAGGATGGTTGAGCAGCAGGGAAGTTCAGGTCAGAGATCTGCAAGGGATGACAAGCCACCGGGCTGTTGGCGTACAAATTAG
- the LOC100823385 gene encoding probable inactive shikimate kinase like 2, chloroplastic isoform X2 yields MVGPDARIMAMSTIAAATCSFSLPANPGRHSTRAPRLLLRPAYRRSLLAASPPPASRLRLRPRTSVSASPAAAERDYEFTDGNGEVELRLDIGKLGIESSRDVFVDVDDMSLLIRAKSDGTLRTLMNVTTLFDRVKSSETIWFIDEDQLVVNLKKVEQELKWPDIDESWESLTSGITQLLTGISVHIVGDSTDINEAVAKEIAEGIGYLPVCTSELLESATQKSIDAWADTEGVDSVAEAECVVLESLSSHVRTVVATLGGKQGAASRFDKWQYLHSGFTVWLSVSDAGDEAAAKEEARRSVSAGSVAYAKSDVVVKLGGWDPVYTRAVAQGCLVALKQLTLADKKLAATSILVVQNSDEYLETEGVDLAHHGVYLDETCLE; encoded by the exons ATGGTCGGTCCTGATGCTAGAATAATGGCGATGTCCACCATTGCCGCAGCCACCTGCTCCTTCTCCCTCCCTGCAAACCCAGGCCGGCACAGCACCCGTGCTCCTCGTCTTCTGCTTCGGCCAGCTTACCGTCGCTCTCTCCTTgccgcctccccgccgccggcgagccgcctccgcctccgtccCCGGACCTCCGTGTCGGCGTCCCCAGCCGCAGCGGAGCGCGACTACGAG TTCACTGATGGGAATGGAGAGGTGGAGCTGAGGCTGGATATTGGAAAGCTTGGTATTGAGAGTTCACGAGATGTTTTTGTCGATGTTGATGACATGTCTCTACTCATCAGAGCCAAATCAGACGGAACACTGAGGACTCTGATGAATGTCACCACACTATTCGACAGGGTTAAGTCTTCCGAGACAATATG GTTCATTGATGAGGATCAGTTGGTGGTGAATCTAAAGAAAGTCGAACAAGAGTTGAAATGGCCTGACATTGATGAATCTTGGGAATCTCTAACTTCTGGGATCACACAGCTATTGACAGGGATTAGTGTTCACATAGTTGGCGATTCCACTGATATCAACGAGGCAGTTGCTAAAGAGATTGCTGAGGGCATCGG GTACCTTCCAGTTTGCACAAGTGAGCTGCTAGAGAGTGCCACTCAGAAGTCTATCGATGCAT GGGCGGATACGGAAGGAGTGGACTCTGTAGCCGAAGCAGAATGTGTTGTCCTAGAAAGCCTTAGCAG TCATGTCCGAACCGTGGTGGCAACCCTAGGTGGTAAGCAAGGAGCAGCAAGCAGATTCGACAAGTGGCAGTATCTTCACTCCGGATTCACGGTGTGGTTGTCGGTGTCAGATGCCGGTG ATGAAGCCGCTGCGAAAGAGGAAGCCAGGAGAAGCGTTAGCGCTGGAAGTGTGGCTTATGCGAAATCAGATGTGGTGGTGAAGCTGGGCGGATGGGACCCGGTGTACACACGAGCCGTTGCACAGGGCTGCCTTGTTGCCCTGAAGCAGCTAACCTTAGCAGACAAGAAGCTAGCAG CGACGAGTATACTTGTTGTGCAAAACAGTGAcgagtatttagaaacggagggagtagatcttGCTCATCACGGAGTGTATCTGGATGAGACGTGTTTGGAGTAG
- the LOC100823385 gene encoding probable inactive shikimate kinase like 2, chloroplastic isoform X1, which yields MVGPDARIMAMSTIAAATCSFSLPANPGRHSTRAPRLLLRPAYRRSLLAASPPPASRLRLRPRTSVSASPAAAERDYEFTDGNGEVELRLDIGKLGIESSRDVFVDVDDMSLLIRAKSDGTLRTLMNVTTLFDRVKSSETIWFIDEDQLVVNLKKVEQELKWPDIDESWESLTSGITQLLTGISVHIVGDSTDINEAVAKEIAEGIGYLPVCTSELLESATQKSIDAWADTEGVDSVAEAECVVLESLSSHVRTVVATLGGKQGAASRFDKWQYLHSGFTVWLSVSDAGDEAAAKEEARRSVSAGSVAYAKSDVVVKLGGWDPVYTRAVAQGCLVALKQLTLADKKLAGKKSLYIRLGCRGDWPNIEPPGWDPQSEAPPTNI from the exons ATGGTCGGTCCTGATGCTAGAATAATGGCGATGTCCACCATTGCCGCAGCCACCTGCTCCTTCTCCCTCCCTGCAAACCCAGGCCGGCACAGCACCCGTGCTCCTCGTCTTCTGCTTCGGCCAGCTTACCGTCGCTCTCTCCTTgccgcctccccgccgccggcgagccgcctccgcctccgtccCCGGACCTCCGTGTCGGCGTCCCCAGCCGCAGCGGAGCGCGACTACGAG TTCACTGATGGGAATGGAGAGGTGGAGCTGAGGCTGGATATTGGAAAGCTTGGTATTGAGAGTTCACGAGATGTTTTTGTCGATGTTGATGACATGTCTCTACTCATCAGAGCCAAATCAGACGGAACACTGAGGACTCTGATGAATGTCACCACACTATTCGACAGGGTTAAGTCTTCCGAGACAATATG GTTCATTGATGAGGATCAGTTGGTGGTGAATCTAAAGAAAGTCGAACAAGAGTTGAAATGGCCTGACATTGATGAATCTTGGGAATCTCTAACTTCTGGGATCACACAGCTATTGACAGGGATTAGTGTTCACATAGTTGGCGATTCCACTGATATCAACGAGGCAGTTGCTAAAGAGATTGCTGAGGGCATCGG GTACCTTCCAGTTTGCACAAGTGAGCTGCTAGAGAGTGCCACTCAGAAGTCTATCGATGCAT GGGCGGATACGGAAGGAGTGGACTCTGTAGCCGAAGCAGAATGTGTTGTCCTAGAAAGCCTTAGCAG TCATGTCCGAACCGTGGTGGCAACCCTAGGTGGTAAGCAAGGAGCAGCAAGCAGATTCGACAAGTGGCAGTATCTTCACTCCGGATTCACGGTGTGGTTGTCGGTGTCAGATGCCGGTG ATGAAGCCGCTGCGAAAGAGGAAGCCAGGAGAAGCGTTAGCGCTGGAAGTGTGGCTTATGCGAAATCAGATGTGGTGGTGAAGCTGGGCGGATGGGACCCGGTGTACACACGAGCCGTTGCACAGGGCTGCCTTGTTGCCCTGAAGCAGCTAACCTTAGCAGACAAGAAGCTAGCAG GGAAGAAGAGCCTTTACATCAGGCTAGGTTGTCGTGGAGATTGGCCCAACATCGAGCCACCCGGTTGGGATCCTCAATCAGAAGCCCCACCCACCAACATCTAA